From a region of the Branchiostoma floridae strain S238N-H82 chromosome 13, Bfl_VNyyK, whole genome shotgun sequence genome:
- the LOC118429646 gene encoding 5'(3')-deoxyribonucleotidase, cytosolic type-like codes for MQNIHQTACRKLVKHFKLYNELFNPQQRRLLRETTVQRRTSFSGKMAPRNSSRNLRVLLDMDGVLADFEGQFLKRFREKYPHDPFVPLDERSGFYVTKQYYALGQDIGTKAFGIYEEKGFFLDLQPIDGAIEAAREMAEMEGVDVYICTSPIKKYTHCVVEKYQWLDKHLGKEWMERMILTRDKTVINGDLLIDDKPNITGGMNPPKWQHVLFTSYHNRDVVLQDGQIRLDGWLPHSRWRDILEQKRQEISEQ; via the exons ATGCAAAATATACACCAAACAGCCTGTAGAAAATTAGTAAAGCACTTCAAACTCTACAACGAACTTTTCAACCCTCAACAGCGACGGCTTCTCCGAGAAACGACCGTCCAAAGACGAACTTCTTTCTCCGGCAAGATGGCTCCAAGAAACTCTTCCCGGAATCTGCGGGTGCTGTTGGACATGGACGGTGTCCTGGCGGACTTCGAGGGACAGTTTCTCAAGAGGTTTCGCGAAAAATACCCGCACGACCCGTTTGTACCCCTAGATGAACGATCTGGCTTTTACGTTACAAAACAGTACTACGCCCTTGGACAAGATATTGGG ACCAAAGCATTCGGCATCTACGAAGAAAAAGGTTTCTTCCTCGACCTCCAGCCCATAGACGGAGCAATAGAAGCTGCCAGAGAGATGGCAGAAATGGAGGG aGTTGATGTGTATATTTGCACAAGCCCCATCAAGAAGTATACACATTGTGTTGTAGAGAAG TATCAGTGGCTGGACAAGCACCTGGGTAAGGAGTGGATGGAGAGAATGATTCTAACCAGGGACAAAACTGTTATCAACGGAGATCTCCTCATTGATGATAAACCCAACATTACAG GAGGCATGAATCCTCCAAAGTGGCAGCATGTCCTGTTCACCTCCTACCACAACAGAGATGTGGTACTACAGGACGGTCAGATCAGGCTGGACGGATGGCTACCTCACAGCAGATGGAGGGACATACTGGAGCAGAAGAGACAAGAAATATCAGAGCAGTAG
- the LOC118429554 gene encoding COP9 signalosome complex subunit 3-like — MASPLEQFVNQVRALSSSGNLRELCDLINKSGDILQKNAPNLDTALGALDIQEHSLGVLAILCVKFTISPLPDFEGLFSQVELFIAACNGEQIRFATDSFANLCHQFSHALVERKMSIRGINPLCHAIQKVQLHPAQLTSVHGDLCQLCLLSKCMKPALPFLDTDITDISKESGAFDTKHFLSYYYYGGMIYTALKNYDRALYFFEVAVTTPAMAVSHIMLESYKKYVLVSLILHGKVLQLPKYTSQVVTRFIKPLSQAYHDLVTAYNTNNPQELRSMVDKHRDVFQRENTYGLVKQCLASIYKKNIQRLTKTFLTLSLADMANRVQLSGPKEAEKYVLEMIEDGEIYATIDQKEGMVNFRDNPEKYDNPAMLQYLDEEMKKCMGLDEQLRKMDQEIAVNPQYVQKSMGIQDDDLGGSSMGSKMSGYNL, encoded by the exons ATGGCCTCCCCACTCGAGCAATTTGTCAACCAAGTTCGTGCTCTTTCTAGCTCTG GTAACCTCCGTGAGCTGTGTGACCTGATTAACAAGAGTGGAGACATCCTGCAGAAGAATGCTCCTAACCTGGACACAGCCCTGGGGGCACTGGACATACAGGAACACTCACTGGGTGTACTCGCCATTCT GTGTGTGAAGTTCACCATCTCTCCCCTGCCAGACTTTGAGGGGCTGTTCTCGCAAGTGGAGCTGTTCATTGCAGCCTGTAACGGGGAGCAGATCAGATTTGCCACCGACAGCT TTGCGAACCTGTGTCATCAGTTCAGCCATGCTCTTGTGGAGAGGAAGATGTCCATCCGAGGCATTAACCCCCTCTGTCATGCCATCCAGAAAGTGCAGCTCCACCCAGCACAGCTCACTTCTGTACACGGAGACCTCTGCCAG CTGTGTCTCCTGTCTAAGTGTATGAAGCCGGCCCTGCCATTCTTAGATACAGACATCACTGACATAAGTAAAGAG TCTGGTGCTTTTGACACCAAACACTTCCTGAGCTACTACTACTATGGAGGAATGATCTACACGGCACTCAAGAACTATGACAGGGCACTGTACTTCTTTGAAGTG GCCGTGACCACCCCTGCCATGGCTGTCAGCCACATCATGTTGGAGTCTTACAAGAAATATGTCCTAGTTTCCCTCATCCTGCATGGCAAG GTGTTGCAGTTGCCCAAGTACACGTCACAGGTGGTCACCAGGTTCATCAAG CCTCTAAGCCAAGCCTACCACGATCTGGTGACTGCCTACAACACCAACAACCCACAGGAGCTGCGCTCTATGGTAGACAAGCACAGGGATGTCTTCCAAAGG GAGAACACATACGGCCTGGTCAAGCAATGCCTGGCCTCTATTTACAAGAAAAATATCCAGAGACTGACTAAG ACATTTCTGACCCTGTCACTGGCAGACATGGCTAACAGAGTTCAGTTGTCTGGACCCAAGGAAGCTGAGAAATATGTTTTAGAGATG ATTGAGGATGGGGAAATCTATGCTACTATTGACCAGAAGGAAGGAATGGTGAACTTCCGAGACAACCCTGAAAAGTATGACAACCCAGCCATGCTGCAGTACCTGGATGAAGAG ATGAAAAAGTGCATGGGTCTGGATGAGCAGCTGAGAAAGATGGATCAGGAGATCGCAGTGAACCCACAGTATGTACAAAAG AGCATGGGAATTCAAGATGATGACCTGGGAGGAAGCAGCATGGGGAGCAAGATGAGTGGctacaacttatga
- the LOC118429508 gene encoding calcium-regulated heat-stable protein 1-like: MASPMKVPLSTSPLASSPLGSSPLAHSPRRSPMSSPGKDGFLLPSPLPTRRTRTRSTSLRASAGPMKRGIVKNFCRQKGHGFIKPHDGSDDIFVHISDIDGEYVLKDGDEVTYKECPIPPKNLKVQAIEVTIANLAPGTTHERWEDYNPRDHIHDP, from the exons ATGGCGTCCCCGATGAAGGTTCCCCTGAGCACGTCGCCCCTGGCGTCCTCACCCCTGGGGTCATCGCCCCTGGCCCACTCCCCACGGAGATCTCCCATGTCGTCCCCGGGTAAAGACGGTTTCCTGCTGCCCAGTCCGCTGCCCACCAGGAGAACCCGCACCAGATCAAC GTCACTACGAGCCTCGGCAGGACCCATGAAACGCGGGATTGTGAAGAACTTCTGTCGACAGAAAGGTCACGGCTTCATCAAACCACATGATGGTTCAGACGACATCTTTGTGCACATCTCAGA TATTGACGGAGAGTACGTCCTGAAAGACGGAGACGAGGTCACCTATAAGGAGTGCCCCATCCCTCCCAAGAACCTGAAGGTACAGGCCATCGAGGTCACCATCGCCAACCTGGCGCCGGGAACAACCCACGAGAGGTGGGAGGACTACAACCCTCGCGACCACATACATGACCCCTGA
- the LOC118429623 gene encoding nucleoporin GLE1-like, giving the protein MDEKMSVLEELGRTSKGRLRYSKDVEIGTKSGDAAGWLGRLVVRINDVDQVLSALEAELQNEQNGESPRSKTQEGLSPPNKPSQRGTQHKETIHARPQASQDLSPKIIPPAKGPTGSSENGGDIVRAQLQKSVSVYEQERQETVKETVVKQKIQMEQQIAGLWQQAQQQLSILQDQHRLNSRRQQDKVNNLLLHRGEKSQQRIQQLEEDHRQRARHLDAQLQEAIVRQTQQQRRKQAYALEKLRQLIKQQEESNEAAQAMTTLLSDFGQKDALPADVLSDAHRAMMLTSNLTRQVSAASQAGGTTDQVLQLAQTTLAEVKAIKTKVVQAVEKAREEARKADEERARQAQEQARVQAAEQEKQAALKQAEKATAEKAAAKTSSTKPAVPADSKEAFLSTYTQNIKRYRDLQTNLDTCVQSCLPLAKPTDSQLKKYAFDLQKAVNTPLNAISSHSASHVTDKLERLCRLLQGQQVEVSDKRVSATSHPMATLYCKELLARKFMKQGIEQIASNHESAFPIAAVAVGVWMEFPDVGELLMAHFHRACPYIVPFYPPRLDGQSDEDFYKSKGYAYKEGTVEKQDKFLKRMSGIMRLYAAIVQTDTGSKKHPHGVAHGWCWLSSVINLDPEMDVTATLLYDFLQVAGHALMKTYGKQFHKLLHILCRDYFTQIQAVTGAGQGGPVSRLKGLLEECIKTQRIATPKGMLTSVFWTS; this is encoded by the exons ATGGACGAAAAGATGTCCGTTTTAGAAGAGCTCGGAAGGACTAGCAAAGGTCGATTGCGGTACTCGAAAGACGTGGAGATCGGCACCAAGTCGGGAGACGCGGCCGGTTGGCTCGGTAGACTGGTGGTCAGGATCAACGATGTGGATCAGGTGCTGTCTGCGCTGGAAGCGGAGCTACAAAACGAGCAGAACGGAGAATCGCCGAGATCTAAGACCCAAGAAGGATTGTCTCCTCCTAACAAACCATCACAGAGGGGCACTCAACACAAAGAAACCATCCATGCTCGTCCGCAAGCATCCCAGGACTTGAGCCCTAAAATCATACCACCGGCAAAAGGACCTACAGGTTCGTCGGAAAATGGCGGAGACATCGTCAGGGCACAGCTCCAGAAAAGCGTCTCCGTGTACGAGCAAGAACGTCAGGAAACAGTCAAGGAAACAGTCGTCAAACAGAAGATACAGATGGAGCAGCAGATAGCAG GTCTGTGGCAGcaggcacagcagcagctgtcCATCCTGCAGGACCAGCACAGACTGAACAGCAGGAGACAGCAGGACAAGGTCAACAACCTCCTGCTGCACCGGGGAGAGAAGAGTCAGCAGAGAATCCAGCAGTTGGAGGAGGACCATCGCCAGAGAGCCAGGCATCTAGACGCGCAGTTACAG gAGGCCATTGTACGGCAAACCCAGCAGCAGCGCAGAAAGCAGGCTTACGCACTAGAGAAGTTAAGACAGTTGATTAAGCAGCAAGAAGAATCGAACGAGGCAGCCCAGGCCATGACGACACTCCTGTCTGACTTTGGACAGAAGGACGCCCTGCCAGCAGATGTGCTGAGCGATGCTCACAGAGCGATGATGTTGACATCCAACCTGACAAGGCAAGTGTCTGCAGCCAGCCAGGCTGGCGGTACGACTGACCAAGTTCTCCAGCTGGCTCAAACCACTCTCGCTGAGGTCAAGGCCATAAAAACGAAGGTGGTACAGGCGGTAGAGAAGGCCCGAGAGGAGGCCAGGAAGGCTGATGAGGAAAGAGCCCGGCAGGCACAGGAGCAGGCCAGGGTGCAGGCTGCAGAGCAGGAGAAACAAGCAGCTCTGAAACAGGCGGAGAAGGCAACCGCGGagaaagcagctgcaaaaaCCTCCTCCACCAAACCAGCAGTCCCTGCCGACTCCAAGGAAGCGTTCCTATCCACTTACACACAGAATATCAAAAGGTACAGGGATCTCCAAACTAACTTAGACACTTGTGTCCAGTCCTGCCTCCCCCTAGCCAAACCTACAGACTCGCAGCTGAAGAAGTACGCGTTCGATCTACAGAAGGCCGTGAACACTCCACTGAACGCCATCTCCTCTCACTCAGCCAGCCATGTGACAGACAAGCTGGAGAGGCTGTGCAGGCTGCTGCAGGGACAACAGGTGGAGGTCAGCGACAAGCGAGTTTCCGCCACCAGCCACCCCATGGCGACCCTCTACTGCAAGGAACTGCTGGCCAGGAAGTTCATGAAGCAGGGCATCGAGCAGATCGCGTCAAACCACGAGTCGGCCTTCCCCATCGCCGCGGTCGCTGTCGGCGTGTGGATGGAGTTCCCTGACGTAGGCGAGCTGCTGATGGCTCACTTCCACCGGGCCTGTCCCTACATCGTGCCGTTCTACCCCCCGAGGTTGGACGGTCAGTCGGACGAGGACTTCTACAAGTCCAAGGGGTACGCCTACAAGGAGGGGACAGTAGAAAAGCAGGACAAGTTTCTCAAGCGCATGTCGGGTATCATGCGGCTGTACGCCGCCATCGTGCAGACGGATACAGGGTCCAAGAAGCACCCCCACGGCGTGGCGCACGGCTGGTGCTGGCTGTCCAGCGTCATCAACCTGGACCCTGAGATGGACGTGACGGCCACTCTGCTGTACGACTTCCTACAG GTGGCTGGCCATGCCCTGATGAAGACCTACGGGAAACAGTTCCACAAACTGCTGCACATCCTGTGTCGGGACTACTTCACACAGATTCAGGCGGTGACAGGCGCCGGCCAGGGCGGGCCCGTGTCACGGCTGAAGGGGCTGTTAGAGGAGTGCATCAAGACACAGAGAATCGCTACACCTAAAGGGATGCTGACGTCTGTCTTCTGGACATCATAG